From SAR324 cluster bacterium, the proteins below share one genomic window:
- a CDS encoding RsmB/NOP family class I SAM-dependent RNA methyltransferase: MSHPSKNSPQSPQLLALRSYLQFKKQRNQRLFRQAEFSPSEENRHQTHLLQGVLRHHRWLQAEVQDRCRLPWSKLQDVLQGILLIGAYELIFLRSSKQHHAIHQAVELVRIHRLEARTGLVNAILRQLQRDLQSGLLQPAQRPLSTRTSHPDWMVERWTKRYGTEATEQICEANNLLPNLTLAPNRVEHIASIRQQLEAIEIDWEAHHVFPELTVLQKSQGVWNTAIAKEGMIYAQDASSYSFCQSIRPFLEGKILDVCCAPGGKGLQLSQNYPGQFLLNDVSASRLKKVHQNLQRLNRAGCMLQSDGTRLPFPSGSMDGILLDVPCSSTGTIRKSPDIKWVEDLKSLLRQTELQEKLLKEAARAVRKGGWIAYSTCSLEPEETQLPLQLSGELGLQSIPWRELPGGIKETQKGFWQLLPSRHWMGFSAAILKKS; encoded by the coding sequence ATGAGTCATCCATCAAAAAATAGTCCCCAATCCCCACAATTGCTGGCCTTGCGCAGTTATCTTCAATTCAAGAAACAAAGAAACCAGCGGTTATTTCGGCAGGCAGAATTCAGCCCAAGTGAAGAGAACCGACACCAAACACACTTGTTGCAGGGAGTGTTACGCCACCACCGCTGGCTCCAGGCTGAGGTTCAGGATCGGTGTCGACTTCCGTGGTCCAAGCTTCAGGATGTGTTGCAAGGAATCTTGCTGATTGGGGCCTACGAGCTGATTTTTCTGCGCAGTTCGAAGCAGCACCATGCAATCCATCAAGCGGTTGAATTGGTGCGAATACATCGTTTGGAAGCCCGAACCGGTCTGGTCAATGCAATCCTTCGCCAGTTGCAGCGAGATTTACAATCAGGGTTATTGCAGCCAGCACAGAGGCCACTTTCCACCAGGACCTCTCATCCGGATTGGATGGTGGAGCGCTGGACCAAACGTTATGGTACAGAGGCCACAGAGCAAATTTGTGAAGCCAACAACCTATTGCCCAATTTGACCTTGGCTCCGAACCGAGTTGAACATATCGCTTCGATTCGTCAACAGCTTGAGGCCATCGAAATTGATTGGGAAGCGCACCATGTCTTCCCAGAATTGACAGTCCTGCAGAAGAGCCAGGGAGTTTGGAACACAGCGATCGCCAAGGAAGGAATGATCTATGCCCAAGATGCCTCTTCTTATTCCTTCTGCCAATCCATCAGACCATTTCTGGAAGGAAAGATTCTGGATGTTTGCTGTGCTCCAGGTGGAAAAGGGCTTCAACTGTCCCAAAACTATCCAGGTCAATTTCTGCTGAATGATGTCTCTGCTTCTCGCTTGAAGAAAGTCCACCAGAATTTGCAGAGACTCAATCGAGCTGGTTGCATGTTGCAGTCCGACGGGACACGGCTGCCTTTCCCCAGCGGATCAATGGATGGTATCCTACTGGATGTTCCTTGTTCTTCAACTGGAACCATCAGGAAAAGTCCAGACATCAAATGGGTGGAAGATCTAAAGAGTTTGTTGCGACAGACAGAACTTCAGGAGAAACTTCTCAAAGAAGCAGCACGAGCGGTCAGAAAGGGGGGGTGGATTGCCTACTCAACCTGCTCACTGGAACCAGAAGAAACCCAGTTGCCGTTGCAATTATCTGGGGAACTTGGGCTACAGTCGATTCCATGGAGAGAGCTACCCGGAGGGATTAAAGAAACACAAAAAGGTTTTTGGCAATTGCTCCCTTCACGGCATTGGATGGGCTTTTCTGCGGCGATTTTAAAGAAATCCTAA